A region from the Silene latifolia isolate original U9 population chromosome 7, ASM4854445v1, whole genome shotgun sequence genome encodes:
- the LOC141592179 gene encoding pentatricopeptide repeat-containing protein At3g09040, mitochondrial isoform X1, which produces MISKNSTFRRFYCNLAPQIHLYQHTYTSSYDHLISLCLRQCRIIKGRYVFDEMPHRISQALRTCRVIHGRSLRLGFPLDEELGNAVLDLYAKCGYSRYSVLVFQRLENRDVQSWNSFMSMHLRSGMLYEVGKLFRSMQISGIMPNPYSYAIVLAACAKLKLYQFGKQVHCNVIKTGCLFHSFCEGSLTDMYVKCDSLIDAKRMFDQLESPSLVSWTVIIAAYVQIGLLDEAFEVFEKMRKFGCVPDQVAFMTMISAFMNDGRLNEARNLFSQMPCPNSLSWNVMISGHAKKGYEVEAIQLFLNMRKAGVPSTRSTLGSVISAIASLKVLDVGMSVHAQAIKQGLDRNVYVGSSLINMCAKCQKLDSARQVFDSIDERNIVLWNAMLGGYVQNGFAREVVELFIKMKDNGFHADEFTYTSILSACGGLERQDLGSQLHCVIIKTNFESNLFVANALVDMYAKSRSLVEARKLFDRINNRDNVSWNAIIVGYVQGEDENEAFGLFQRMMSHGTITDEVSLASILSACANLKDLDKGRQIHCLSVKRGLSTSLYVGSSLIDMYVKCGLIKVASEIFNRMSKLSVISLNALISGIAQDNLEEALNLYKLLVNKGLTPSDITFANLLDACRGPFDLSLGRQIHCHVMKQGILYNDGILGVSLLCMYMNLLKTEDAGKLFWEYPKEKSVVLWTSMISGLNQNGSHEEALKFYHEMRLSDVMPDQATFASILKACSVSTSLRDGTGIHSFVVLTGYNSDILVNCALIDMYAKCGDVKSSMQVFAELEHRHDVIAWNSVIVGLAKNGYVDEVLKLFDEMLLSSINPDDVTFLGILGACSHGGKISEGRHFYNMMVKEFNILPRNDHCACLIDLYGRWGLLEEAQGFIENLGFEPDSKIWASFLGACRLHGDDERGRIAAERLIKLDPHNSSAYVLLSSIHASSGNWGEVGVLRKQMREKGVPKFPGSSWISRTKDKSHYLQ; this is translated from the coding sequence atgatcAGCAAAAACTCAACTTTCAGGCGTTTCTATTGCAATTTAGCTCCTCAAATTCACCTATACCAACATACCTACACGAGTAGTTATGACCATCTTATTTCTCTGTGTTTACGACAATGTCGAATAATCAAAGGCCGCTacgtgtttgatgaaatgcctcaTAGAATATCCCAGGCCTTAAGGACTTGTAGAGTCATTCATGGACGCAGTTTGAGATTGGGGTTCCCATTAGATGAGGAACTGGGTAATGCAGTTTTGGATTTGTATGCTAAGTGTGGATATTCTCGGTATAGCGTATTGGTTTTTCAGAGGTTGGAGAATAGGGATGTGCAAAGTTGGAATTCATTCATGTCAATGCATTTGAGAAGCGGAATGTTATATGAAGTTGGCAAGTTGTTTAGGTCGATGCAAATTTCGGGTATCATGCCTAATCCTTACAGTTATGCCATTGTGTTGGCTGCGTGTGCTAAATTGAAGCTGTATCAATTTGGGAAGCAAGTGCATTGTAATGTTATCAAAACGGgttgtttatttcattctttttgtgAAGGTTCATTGACTGATATGTATGTTAAATGTGATAGTTTAATTGATGCAAAGCGGATGTTTGATCAATTGGAAAGCCCAAGTTTGGTTTCTTGGACTGTAATAATTGCAGCATATGTTCAGATTGGGTTACTTGATGAGGCATTTGAAGTATTTGAAAAAATGCGAAAATTTGGTTGTGTCCCTGATCAAGTAGCGTTCATGACTATGATTAGTGCATTCATGAATGATGGGAGGCTCAATGAAGCTAGGAATCTGTTTTCTCAGATGCCATGTCCAAATTCTCTGTCTTGGAATGTGATGATTTCTGGACACGCTAAGAAAGGCTATGAAGTAGAAGCTATTCAGTTATTTTTAAATATGAGAAAAGCAGGTGTACCATCTACTCGCTCCACATTAGGGAGTGTCATTAGTGCCATTGCTAGCCTGAAGGTTCTTGATGTTGGAATGTCGGTTCATGCGCAAGCAATCAAGCAAGGTCTAGATAGAAATGTTTATGTGGGGAGTTCTTTAATAAATATGTGTGCTAAATGCCAAAAACTAGACTCTGCAAGGCAGGTGTTTGACTCCATAGACGAGAGGAACATTGTTTTGTGGAATGCAATGCTTGGAGGATATGTGCAAAATGGCTTTGCAAGAGAGGTAGTCGAATTGTTCATCAAAATGAAGGATAATGGCTTCCATGCTGATGAATTCACATATACTAGCATTTTGAGTGCATGTGGTGGCTTGGAGAGGCAAGATTTAGGATCTCAATTGCATTGTGTGATAATAAAAACCAACTTTGAATCAAACTTATTTGTAGCCAATGCATTGGTTGATATGTATGCTAAGTCACGTAGTTTAGTTGAGGCAAGGAAGCTATTTGATCGCATAAACAATAGGGATAATGTTTCTTGGAATGCCATCATCGTTGGGTATGTACAGGGGGAAGACGAGAATGAGGCGTTTGGCTTGTTTCAGAGAATGATGTCTCATGGGACAATCACTGATGAAGTGTCTTTAGCAAGTATACTCAGTGCTTGTGCTAATTTAAAGGATCTTGACAAAGGAAGACAAATTCATTGTTTATCTGTAAAGCGTGGGTTATCGACAAGCCTTTATGTAGGAAGCTCTCTCATTGACATGTATGTCAAGTGCGGGCTTATTAAGGTTGCAAGCGAGATTTTCAATCGCATGTCTAAATTGAGTGTAATCTCCTTGAATGCCTTAATTTCTGGGATCGCTCAGGATAATTTGGAGGAAGCATTAAATTTATATAAGTTGTTAGTTAATAAAGGCTTAACCCCATCTGATATCACTTTTGCCAACCTTTTAGATGCATGTCGTGGGCCATTTGATTTAAGTCTTGGGAGACAGATCCACTGCCATGTAATGAAGCAAGGTATCCTTTATAATGATGGAATTTTGGGAGTTTCCCTGTTGTGTATGTATATGAATTTACTTAAGACAGAGGATGCAGGTAAACTTTTTTGGGAATACCCAAAGGAGAAGAGTGTAGTGCTATGGACATCTATGATTTCAGGCCTTAACCAAAATGGGTCCCACGAGGAGGCTTTAAAATTTTACCATGAAATGCGTCTCTCTGATGTCATGCCTGACCAAGCAACATTTGCTAGCATACTCAAAGCCTGCTCAGTTTCAACATCTCTGAGGGATGGTACCGGAATCCACTCGTTCGTCGTACTCACTGGCTACAATTCTGACATTTTGGTGAATTGTGCTCTTATTGACATGTATGCCAAATGTGGAGATGTGAAAAGTTCCATGCAGGTGTTTGCGGAACTTGAACATAGACATGATGTTATTGCCTGGAACTCAGTAATCGTGGGGTTAGCAAAAAATGGATATGTGGACGAGGTTCTAAAGTTATTTGATGAAATGTTACTGTCATCCATAAATCCTGATGATGTCACATTCCTTGGTATTCTTGGTGCTTGTAGTCACGGTGGCAAAATATCAGAAGGCCGCCATTTCTATAACATGATGGTCAAGGAGTTCAATATTTTGCCTCGAAATGATCACTGTGCCTGCTTGATTGACCTGTATGGCCGGTGGGGCTTACTCGAAGAAGCACAAGGGTTTATTGAAAATTTAGGGTTTGAACCTGACTCCAAGATTTGGGCCTCATTTCTTGGAGCCTGTAGGTTACATGGAGATGATGAAAGAGGGAGAATAGCAGCCGAAAGGCTAATAAAATTAGACCCTCATAATTCTTCAGCTTATGTTCTGCTTTCAAGTATACATGCATCTTCAGGAAATTGGGGTGAAGTCGGTGTTTTGAGGAAGCAAATGAGAGAAAAGGGCGTCCCAAAGTTTCCGGGATCTAGCTGGATTAGTAGGACAAAGGATAAATCTCATTACTTACAATAA
- the LOC141592179 gene encoding pentatricopeptide repeat-containing protein At3g09040, mitochondrial isoform X2 → MPHRISQALRTCRVIHGRSLRLGFPLDEELGNAVLDLYAKCGYSRYSVLVFQRLENRDVQSWNSFMSMHLRSGMLYEVGKLFRSMQISGIMPNPYSYAIVLAACAKLKLYQFGKQVHCNVIKTGCLFHSFCEGSLTDMYVKCDSLIDAKRMFDQLESPSLVSWTVIIAAYVQIGLLDEAFEVFEKMRKFGCVPDQVAFMTMISAFMNDGRLNEARNLFSQMPCPNSLSWNVMISGHAKKGYEVEAIQLFLNMRKAGVPSTRSTLGSVISAIASLKVLDVGMSVHAQAIKQGLDRNVYVGSSLINMCAKCQKLDSARQVFDSIDERNIVLWNAMLGGYVQNGFAREVVELFIKMKDNGFHADEFTYTSILSACGGLERQDLGSQLHCVIIKTNFESNLFVANALVDMYAKSRSLVEARKLFDRINNRDNVSWNAIIVGYVQGEDENEAFGLFQRMMSHGTITDEVSLASILSACANLKDLDKGRQIHCLSVKRGLSTSLYVGSSLIDMYVKCGLIKVASEIFNRMSKLSVISLNALISGIAQDNLEEALNLYKLLVNKGLTPSDITFANLLDACRGPFDLSLGRQIHCHVMKQGILYNDGILGVSLLCMYMNLLKTEDAGKLFWEYPKEKSVVLWTSMISGLNQNGSHEEALKFYHEMRLSDVMPDQATFASILKACSVSTSLRDGTGIHSFVVLTGYNSDILVNCALIDMYAKCGDVKSSMQVFAELEHRHDVIAWNSVIVGLAKNGYVDEVLKLFDEMLLSSINPDDVTFLGILGACSHGGKISEGRHFYNMMVKEFNILPRNDHCACLIDLYGRWGLLEEAQGFIENLGFEPDSKIWASFLGACRLHGDDERGRIAAERLIKLDPHNSSAYVLLSSIHASSGNWGEVGVLRKQMREKGVPKFPGSSWISRTKDKSHYLQ, encoded by the coding sequence atgcctcaTAGAATATCCCAGGCCTTAAGGACTTGTAGAGTCATTCATGGACGCAGTTTGAGATTGGGGTTCCCATTAGATGAGGAACTGGGTAATGCAGTTTTGGATTTGTATGCTAAGTGTGGATATTCTCGGTATAGCGTATTGGTTTTTCAGAGGTTGGAGAATAGGGATGTGCAAAGTTGGAATTCATTCATGTCAATGCATTTGAGAAGCGGAATGTTATATGAAGTTGGCAAGTTGTTTAGGTCGATGCAAATTTCGGGTATCATGCCTAATCCTTACAGTTATGCCATTGTGTTGGCTGCGTGTGCTAAATTGAAGCTGTATCAATTTGGGAAGCAAGTGCATTGTAATGTTATCAAAACGGgttgtttatttcattctttttgtgAAGGTTCATTGACTGATATGTATGTTAAATGTGATAGTTTAATTGATGCAAAGCGGATGTTTGATCAATTGGAAAGCCCAAGTTTGGTTTCTTGGACTGTAATAATTGCAGCATATGTTCAGATTGGGTTACTTGATGAGGCATTTGAAGTATTTGAAAAAATGCGAAAATTTGGTTGTGTCCCTGATCAAGTAGCGTTCATGACTATGATTAGTGCATTCATGAATGATGGGAGGCTCAATGAAGCTAGGAATCTGTTTTCTCAGATGCCATGTCCAAATTCTCTGTCTTGGAATGTGATGATTTCTGGACACGCTAAGAAAGGCTATGAAGTAGAAGCTATTCAGTTATTTTTAAATATGAGAAAAGCAGGTGTACCATCTACTCGCTCCACATTAGGGAGTGTCATTAGTGCCATTGCTAGCCTGAAGGTTCTTGATGTTGGAATGTCGGTTCATGCGCAAGCAATCAAGCAAGGTCTAGATAGAAATGTTTATGTGGGGAGTTCTTTAATAAATATGTGTGCTAAATGCCAAAAACTAGACTCTGCAAGGCAGGTGTTTGACTCCATAGACGAGAGGAACATTGTTTTGTGGAATGCAATGCTTGGAGGATATGTGCAAAATGGCTTTGCAAGAGAGGTAGTCGAATTGTTCATCAAAATGAAGGATAATGGCTTCCATGCTGATGAATTCACATATACTAGCATTTTGAGTGCATGTGGTGGCTTGGAGAGGCAAGATTTAGGATCTCAATTGCATTGTGTGATAATAAAAACCAACTTTGAATCAAACTTATTTGTAGCCAATGCATTGGTTGATATGTATGCTAAGTCACGTAGTTTAGTTGAGGCAAGGAAGCTATTTGATCGCATAAACAATAGGGATAATGTTTCTTGGAATGCCATCATCGTTGGGTATGTACAGGGGGAAGACGAGAATGAGGCGTTTGGCTTGTTTCAGAGAATGATGTCTCATGGGACAATCACTGATGAAGTGTCTTTAGCAAGTATACTCAGTGCTTGTGCTAATTTAAAGGATCTTGACAAAGGAAGACAAATTCATTGTTTATCTGTAAAGCGTGGGTTATCGACAAGCCTTTATGTAGGAAGCTCTCTCATTGACATGTATGTCAAGTGCGGGCTTATTAAGGTTGCAAGCGAGATTTTCAATCGCATGTCTAAATTGAGTGTAATCTCCTTGAATGCCTTAATTTCTGGGATCGCTCAGGATAATTTGGAGGAAGCATTAAATTTATATAAGTTGTTAGTTAATAAAGGCTTAACCCCATCTGATATCACTTTTGCCAACCTTTTAGATGCATGTCGTGGGCCATTTGATTTAAGTCTTGGGAGACAGATCCACTGCCATGTAATGAAGCAAGGTATCCTTTATAATGATGGAATTTTGGGAGTTTCCCTGTTGTGTATGTATATGAATTTACTTAAGACAGAGGATGCAGGTAAACTTTTTTGGGAATACCCAAAGGAGAAGAGTGTAGTGCTATGGACATCTATGATTTCAGGCCTTAACCAAAATGGGTCCCACGAGGAGGCTTTAAAATTTTACCATGAAATGCGTCTCTCTGATGTCATGCCTGACCAAGCAACATTTGCTAGCATACTCAAAGCCTGCTCAGTTTCAACATCTCTGAGGGATGGTACCGGAATCCACTCGTTCGTCGTACTCACTGGCTACAATTCTGACATTTTGGTGAATTGTGCTCTTATTGACATGTATGCCAAATGTGGAGATGTGAAAAGTTCCATGCAGGTGTTTGCGGAACTTGAACATAGACATGATGTTATTGCCTGGAACTCAGTAATCGTGGGGTTAGCAAAAAATGGATATGTGGACGAGGTTCTAAAGTTATTTGATGAAATGTTACTGTCATCCATAAATCCTGATGATGTCACATTCCTTGGTATTCTTGGTGCTTGTAGTCACGGTGGCAAAATATCAGAAGGCCGCCATTTCTATAACATGATGGTCAAGGAGTTCAATATTTTGCCTCGAAATGATCACTGTGCCTGCTTGATTGACCTGTATGGCCGGTGGGGCTTACTCGAAGAAGCACAAGGGTTTATTGAAAATTTAGGGTTTGAACCTGACTCCAAGATTTGGGCCTCATTTCTTGGAGCCTGTAGGTTACATGGAGATGATGAAAGAGGGAGAATAGCAGCCGAAAGGCTAATAAAATTAGACCCTCATAATTCTTCAGCTTATGTTCTGCTTTCAAGTATACATGCATCTTCAGGAAATTGGGGTGAAGTCGGTGTTTTGAGGAAGCAAATGAGAGAAAAGGGCGTCCCAAAGTTTCCGGGATCTAGCTGGATTAGTAGGACAAAGGATAAATCTCATTACTTACAATAA